A section of the Solea solea chromosome 17, fSolSol10.1, whole genome shotgun sequence genome encodes:
- the LOC131443332 gene encoding 1-phosphatidylinositol 4,5-bisphosphate phosphodiesterase beta-4-like isoform X2, with protein MTKSYEFNWQRHLPEFMQDGVSFDRFDEDPYMFEPSCHMRVDEYGFFITWKSEGREGQVLECSLINSIRVGAVPKDPKILSSFEAIGKTESDLEGCIICICSGTDLVNLNFMFMVAENPDTARKWIEGLRSVIHNSKANNVCPMTCLKKHWMRMCFVTNVNGKIPVRGITRTFASGKTEKGIFQALKDLGLPSGKNDEIEQSDFTFDIFYALTQKICPRTDIEELFKKINGNKTDYLTVDQLVSFLNENQRDPRLNEILFPFYDPKRAMQIIDKYERDEQLKKKGLMSSDGFCRYLMSDENAPVFLDRLELYQEMDQPLAHYFISSSHNTYLTGRQFGGKSSVEMYRQVLLSGCRCVELDCWDGKGEDQEPIITHGKAMCTDILFKDVIQAIKETAFVTSDYPVILSFENHCSKPQQYKMAKYCDELFGDFLLKQPLENYPIETARPLPSPNDLKRKILIKNKRLKPEVEQKQLEAFKKHMEAGETNTPAIIMGEENEEDTENGEKEAEDKDLNPEAPSLSEAISVKEANNVSQSNAVSKRKESNSIKKAPGDDEVTEISEATDVTDISEVSDQDNNKKVAEEAEDSEEALIAQYTYVGATTNIHPYLSAMVNYAQPVKFQSFDMAEERNIHHNMSSFNESVGLGYLKTNAIEFVNYNKRQMSRIYPKGGRVDSSNYMPQIFWNAGCQMVSLNFQTPDLAMQLNQGKFEYNGSCGYLLKPDFMRRSDRMFDPFSETPVDGVIAATCSVQVFSGQFLSDKKIGTYVEVDMYGLPTDTIRKEFRTRMVMNNGLNPAYNEEPFVFRKVILPDLAVLRIAVYDDNNKLIGQRILPLDGLQAGYRHISLRNEGNKPLSLPTIFCQIILKTYVPDGFGAIVDALSDPKKFLTIAEKRADQMKALGIDTNDIADVPSGSSKNDKKGKGKGDTVKASVTPQASSDMAQSSNAAQNNIENKKDSALLPHVSIDELKQMKTYLKLIKKQQKELGALKKKHLKDQNTMQKTHCGQMEKMVSLHDKDKTSVEKLLEKAIKKRGENNCQELKKETEDKIQTLLTDHKAKVKDITAQHTKEWSELSSSHSSEEQELKDVHVTQQCEHLKKLLTSVQEQQTVQLKLIHERQSKEMRASQAKMSMENSKAISQDKSIKNKAERERRVRELNSSNTKKFLDERKRLAMKQQKEMEQLQKNQREQLEKLEKFNEQAKDMQQMVKLEEEMDRRPATVV; from the exons GACCCGTACATGTTTGAGCCCAGCTGTCATATGAGGGTGGATGAGTATGGCTTTTTCATCACCTGGAAGAGTGAGGGAAGG GAAGGCCAGGTGCTCGAGTGTTCACTCATCAACAGTATTCGTGTTGGCGCCGTCCCTAAG gaCCCAAAGATCCTGTCATCCTTTGAGGCCATTGGAAAAACAGAGTCAGACTTGGAAGGCTGTATCATCTGCATCTGCAGCGGCACAGACCTGGTCAACCTGAACTTTATGTTCATGGTGGCAGAGAACCCCGACACAGCCAGG aagTGGATTGAGGGTTTGAGATCAGTAATTCACAACAGTAAGGCCAACAATGTCTGTCCAATGACCTGCCTGAAGAAACA TTGGATGAGAATGTGCTTTGTGACCAACGTGAATGGGAAAATCCCTGTAAGAGG TATTACTCGGACGTTTGCATCGGGGAAGACAGAGAAAGGGATTTTTCAGGCTTTGAAAGACCTCGGCCTTCCCAGTGGAAAG AATGACGAGATCGAGCAATCAGATTTCACCTTTGACATTTTCTACGCGCTCACACAGAAGATCTGTCCTCGCACAGATATAGAGGAACTCTTCAAGAAAAT CAATGGGAACAAAACTGATTATTTAACTGTAGACCAGTTAGTCAGCTTTCTGAATGAA AACCAGCGTGACCCTCGGTTAAATGAGATTCTGTTCCCATTCTATGATCCTAAGAGAGCCATGCAGATCATTGACAAGTATGAAAGAGATGAGCAGCTgaagaaaaaag GTCTCATGTCCAGTGATGGGTTCTGTCGGTACCTGATGTCAGATGAAAACGCTCCGGTTTTCTTGGACAGGCTGGAGCTGTACCAGGAGATGGACCAGCCACTGGCTCACTATTTCATCAGCTCCTCCCACAACACTTACCTGACAGGCCGACAGTTTGGAGGGAAGTCCTCAGTAGAGATGTACCGGCAGGTTCTGCTGTCTGGATGCAG ATGTGTGGAGCTGGACTGCTGGGACGGTAAAGGAGAAGACCAGGAGCCCATCATCACTCATGGCAAAGCCATGTGCACAGACATCTTGTTTaag GATGTTATCCAAGCCATCAAGGAGACAGCATTTGTCACCTCGGACTACCctgttattttgtcttttgaaaATCACTGCAG TAAACCACAGCAGTACAAGATGGCTAAATATTGTGATGAGCTCTTTGGGGACTTTCTCCTCAAACAGCCTTTGGAGAACTATCCG ATTGAAACTGCACGCCCGTTACCCTCTCCAAACGATCTCAAACGTAAAATCCTCATCAAAAACAAACGCTTGAAACCTGAAGTGGAACAGA AGCAGCTAGAGGCCTTTAAGAAACACATGGAAGCAGGAGAGACTAACACTCCTGCCATCATTATGGGAGAGGAGAATGAAGAAGACACAGAGAACG gagAAAAAGAGGCTGAAGATAAGGACTTGAATCCAGAGGCTCCGAGTCTGTCAGAGGCCATTAGTGTGAAAGAAGCCAACAATGTTTCCCAGAGTAACGCTGTCAGcaagaggaaagagagcaaCAGTATCAAGAAG GCGCCTGGCGATGATGAAGTGACAGAGATTTCTGAAgccacagacgtcacagacatcTCTGAAGTGTCTGATCAAGACAATAACAAGAAG GTTGCAGAGGAAGCTGAAGACTCTGAAGAGGCTCTGATAGCTCAGTACACTTACGTAGGAGCCACCACTAACATCCACCCATATCTCTCAGCCATGGTCAACTACGCACAGCCTGTCAAGTTCCAGAGTTTTGATATGGCCGAGG aAAGAAACATCCACCATAACATGTCGTCTTTTAACGAGTCTGTTGGCCTGGGTTATCTGAAGACTAATGCCATAGAGTTTGTCAA CTACAACAAGCGTCAGATGAGCCGTATCTACCCCAAAGGAGGTCGGGTGGACTCCAGTAATTACATGCCTCAGATCTTCTGGAACGCAGGCTGCCAGATGGTCTCACTCAACTTCCAGACCCCAG ACCTCGCCATGCAGTTGAACCAGGGAAAGTTTGAGTATAACGGCTCCTGCGG gtacCTGCTGAAGCCTGACTTCATGCGGCGGTCAGACAGGATGTTTGATCCTTTCTCAGAAACACCCGTGGATGGTGTCATTGCTGCAACCTGCAGTGTACAG GTGTTCTCTGGTCAGTTCCTGTCAGACAAGAAGATTGGCACGTATGTTGAAGTGGACATGTACGGGCTGCCGACGGACACCATCAGAAAAGAGTTTCGCACACGTATGGTGATGAACAATGGGCTTAACCCTGCCTACAACGAGGAACCCTTCGTCTTCAGAAAG GTGATTTTACCAGATCTTGCAGTACTGCGGATTGCAGTCTATGATGACAACAACAAGCTGATTGGCCAGCGCATCCTGCCTCTGGATGGCCTACAGGCTGGTTACCGCCACATCTCTCTGAGGAATGAGGGCAACAAACCCCTATCGCTGCCCACCATCTTCTGCCAAATCATCCTCAAGACCTACGTGCCCGACGGCTTTGGAG caATTGTGGATGCTCTTTCTGACCCAAAGAAGTTCTTGACCATAGCAGAGAAGAGAGCTGACCAGATGAAAGCTTTGGGCATTGACACG AATGACATAGCGGACGTTCCCAGCGGAAGCTCAAAGAATGACAAGAAGGGAAAGGGTAAAGGGGACACTGTGAAGGCCAGTGTGACACCACAAGCCAGCTCAGACATGGCCCAGTCCTCCAACGCTGCCCAGAATAACATAGAAAACAAGAAGG ACTCTGCACTCTTGCCTCATGTCAGCATTGATGAATTAAAGCAAATGAAG ACGTACCTGAAATTGATTAAAAAGCAACAGAAGGAGCTTGGTGCTTTAAAGAAGAAACATTTGAAG gATCAAAATACAATGCAGAAGACTCACTGTGGTCAGATGGAAAAGATGGTGTCTCTGCATGATAAGGATAAGACATCCGTGGAGAAACTACTAGAAAAAGCCATCAAGAAACGTGG tgaaaacaactgTCAAGAGCTGAAGAAGGAGACAGAAGATAAGATCCAAACACTACTCACTGATCATAAAGCCAAG gtgAAGGACATCACAGCGCAGCACACCAAAGAGTGGTCAGAGCTGAGCAGCAGTCACAGCAGTGAGGAGCAGGAGCTAAAGGACGTCCATGTCACTCAGCAATGTGAACACCTCAAGAAACTCCTAACCAGTGTTCAGGAGCAGCAGACCGTGCAGCTCAAACTCATCCATGAACG GCAAAGCAAAGAGATGCGTGCCAGCCAGGCCAAGATGTCCATGGAAAACAGCAAAGCTATCAGCCAGGACAAGAGCATCAAAaacaaggcagagagagaaag GAGAGTGCGGGAGTTAAATAGCAGCAACACCAAGAAGTTCCTGGATGAAAGAAAGAGG CTGGCTATGAAGCAACAGAAGGAGATGGAGCAGCTACAGAAAAACCAGAGAGAACAGTTGGAGAAACTGGAGAAGTTCAATGAGCAG GCCAAGGACATGCAGCAGATGGtgaagctggaggaggagatggaccGCAGGCCTGCCACAGTGGTGTGA
- the lamp5 gene encoding lysosome-associated membrane glycoprotein 5 — translation MGRLGFSTTESARLLLLTVFGVLALSVVLAEQEGENLSGLSDNPDKAIFAVRENGTTCLMVEFAVRFLVPYDVLALNGIDLITEQAAFTLPRGAEIEGKCGSTESEIHITWKNNAYILRIYFTKEFRDKGIEVWKITRVQFIYDTAETSHFINAYNPGKHTASTHRLSALVTPAGHSYVCAAQQTLKLISTDHQKGVTISMYDIQIQPFDISSDFIFSEPYKCITDQRERLEETLPLILGVILGLIIVIILTIYHFHLKLTAVQPQLPRDRSMYKNM, via the exons ATGGGACGACTCGGTTTCAGCACCACGGAGAGCGCCCGACTTCTGCTGCTCACCGTGTTCG GTGTGTTggcgctgtccgtggtgctggcAGAGCAGGAAGGGGAAAACCTGTCCGGTCTTTCCGACAACCCGGACAAAGCCATCTTCGCAGTGCGGGAGAACGGCACAACATGCCTGATGGTGGAGTTCGCCGTGAGATTCCTTGTGCCATATGACGTGCTTGCGCTCAATGGGATAGAC CTGATCACCGAGCAGGCGGCGTTCACTCTGCCCCGCGGTGCAGAAATCGAGGGGAAATGCGGGAGTACAGAGTCAGAAATCCACATAACCTGGAAGAACAACGCCTACATTCTCCGCATCTACTTCACTAAG GAGTTCCGTGACAAGGGCATCGAGGTGTGGAAGATTACCAGGGTTCAGTTCATCTACGACACCGCGGAGACTTCGCATTTCATCAACGCATACAACC CTGGGAAACACACAGCCAGCACCCACCGCCTGTCGGCCCTGGTGACCCCCGCCGGGCACTCCtatgtgtgtgcagcacagcaGACCCTCAAGCTGATCTCCACTGATCACCAGAAAGGCGTCACTATCTCTATGTATGACATCCAGATCCAGCCCTTTGACATCTCCTCTGACTTCATATTCAGTGAAC CCTACAAGTGCATCACCGACCAGCGGGAGCGCCTGGAGGAGACCCTCCCCCTCATCCTGGGCGTCATCTTGGGCCTAATAATTGTCATCATACTCACCATCTACCACTTCCACCTGAAGCTGACAGCAGTCCAGCCTCAGCTCCCCAGAGACCGCTCCATGTACAAGAACATGTAG
- the LOC131443332 gene encoding 1-phosphatidylinositol 4,5-bisphosphate phosphodiesterase beta-4-like isoform X1 has product MTKSYEFNWQRHLPEFMQDGVSFDRFDEDPYMFEPSCHMRVDEYGFFITWKSEGREGQVLECSLINSIRVGAVPKDPKILSSFEAIGKTESDLEGCIICICSGTDLVNLNFMFMVAENPDTARKWIEGLRSVIHNSKANNVCPMTCLKKHWMRMCFVTNVNGKIPVRGITRTFASGKTEKGIFQALKDLGLPSGKNDEIEQSDFTFDIFYALTQKICPRTDIEELFKKINGNKTDYLTVDQLVSFLNENQRDPRLNEILFPFYDPKRAMQIIDKYERDEQLKKKGLMSSDGFCRYLMSDENAPVFLDRLELYQEMDQPLAHYFISSSHNTYLTGRQFGGKSSVEMYRQVLLSGCRCVELDCWDGKGEDQEPIITHGKAMCTDILFKDVIQAIKETAFVTSDYPVILSFENHCSKPQQYKMAKYCDELFGDFLLKQPLENYPIETARPLPSPNDLKRKILIKNKRLKPEVEQKQLEAFKKHMEAGETNTPAIIMGEENEEDTENGEKEAEDKDLNPEAPSLSEAISVKEANNVSQSNAVSKRKESNSIKKAPGDDEVTEISEATDVTDISEVSDQDNNKKVAEEAEDSEEALIAQYTYVGATTNIHPYLSAMVNYAQPVKFQSFDMAEERNIHHNMSSFNESVGLGYLKTNAIEFVNYNKRQMSRIYPKGGRVDSSNYMPQIFWNAGCQMVSLNFQTPDLAMQLNQGKFEYNGSCGYLLKPDFMRRSDRMFDPFSETPVDGVIAATCSVQVFSGQFLSDKKIGTYVEVDMYGLPTDTIRKEFRTRMVMNNGLNPAYNEEPFVFRKVILPDLAVLRIAVYDDNNKLIGQRILPLDGLQAGYRHISLRNEGNKPLSLPTIFCQIILKTYVPDGFGAIVDALSDPKKFLTIAEKRADQMKALGIDTNDIADVPSGSSKNDKKGKGKGDTVKASVTPQASSDMAQSSNAAQNNIENKKDSALLPHVSIDELKQMKTYLKLIKKQQKELGALKKKHLKDQNTMQKTHCGQMEKMVSLHDKDKTSVEKLLEKAIKKRGENNCQELKKETEDKIQTLLTDHKAKVKDITAQHTKEWSELSSSHSSEEQELKDVHVTQQCEHLKKLLTSVQEQQTVQLKLIHERQSKEMRASQAKMSMENSKAISQDKSIKNKAERERRVRELNSSNTKKFLDERKRLAMKQQKEMEQLQKNQREQLEKLEKFNEQLLKSQHANKGVQGQGHAADGEAGGGDGPQACHSGVSD; this is encoded by the exons GACCCGTACATGTTTGAGCCCAGCTGTCATATGAGGGTGGATGAGTATGGCTTTTTCATCACCTGGAAGAGTGAGGGAAGG GAAGGCCAGGTGCTCGAGTGTTCACTCATCAACAGTATTCGTGTTGGCGCCGTCCCTAAG gaCCCAAAGATCCTGTCATCCTTTGAGGCCATTGGAAAAACAGAGTCAGACTTGGAAGGCTGTATCATCTGCATCTGCAGCGGCACAGACCTGGTCAACCTGAACTTTATGTTCATGGTGGCAGAGAACCCCGACACAGCCAGG aagTGGATTGAGGGTTTGAGATCAGTAATTCACAACAGTAAGGCCAACAATGTCTGTCCAATGACCTGCCTGAAGAAACA TTGGATGAGAATGTGCTTTGTGACCAACGTGAATGGGAAAATCCCTGTAAGAGG TATTACTCGGACGTTTGCATCGGGGAAGACAGAGAAAGGGATTTTTCAGGCTTTGAAAGACCTCGGCCTTCCCAGTGGAAAG AATGACGAGATCGAGCAATCAGATTTCACCTTTGACATTTTCTACGCGCTCACACAGAAGATCTGTCCTCGCACAGATATAGAGGAACTCTTCAAGAAAAT CAATGGGAACAAAACTGATTATTTAACTGTAGACCAGTTAGTCAGCTTTCTGAATGAA AACCAGCGTGACCCTCGGTTAAATGAGATTCTGTTCCCATTCTATGATCCTAAGAGAGCCATGCAGATCATTGACAAGTATGAAAGAGATGAGCAGCTgaagaaaaaag GTCTCATGTCCAGTGATGGGTTCTGTCGGTACCTGATGTCAGATGAAAACGCTCCGGTTTTCTTGGACAGGCTGGAGCTGTACCAGGAGATGGACCAGCCACTGGCTCACTATTTCATCAGCTCCTCCCACAACACTTACCTGACAGGCCGACAGTTTGGAGGGAAGTCCTCAGTAGAGATGTACCGGCAGGTTCTGCTGTCTGGATGCAG ATGTGTGGAGCTGGACTGCTGGGACGGTAAAGGAGAAGACCAGGAGCCCATCATCACTCATGGCAAAGCCATGTGCACAGACATCTTGTTTaag GATGTTATCCAAGCCATCAAGGAGACAGCATTTGTCACCTCGGACTACCctgttattttgtcttttgaaaATCACTGCAG TAAACCACAGCAGTACAAGATGGCTAAATATTGTGATGAGCTCTTTGGGGACTTTCTCCTCAAACAGCCTTTGGAGAACTATCCG ATTGAAACTGCACGCCCGTTACCCTCTCCAAACGATCTCAAACGTAAAATCCTCATCAAAAACAAACGCTTGAAACCTGAAGTGGAACAGA AGCAGCTAGAGGCCTTTAAGAAACACATGGAAGCAGGAGAGACTAACACTCCTGCCATCATTATGGGAGAGGAGAATGAAGAAGACACAGAGAACG gagAAAAAGAGGCTGAAGATAAGGACTTGAATCCAGAGGCTCCGAGTCTGTCAGAGGCCATTAGTGTGAAAGAAGCCAACAATGTTTCCCAGAGTAACGCTGTCAGcaagaggaaagagagcaaCAGTATCAAGAAG GCGCCTGGCGATGATGAAGTGACAGAGATTTCTGAAgccacagacgtcacagacatcTCTGAAGTGTCTGATCAAGACAATAACAAGAAG GTTGCAGAGGAAGCTGAAGACTCTGAAGAGGCTCTGATAGCTCAGTACACTTACGTAGGAGCCACCACTAACATCCACCCATATCTCTCAGCCATGGTCAACTACGCACAGCCTGTCAAGTTCCAGAGTTTTGATATGGCCGAGG aAAGAAACATCCACCATAACATGTCGTCTTTTAACGAGTCTGTTGGCCTGGGTTATCTGAAGACTAATGCCATAGAGTTTGTCAA CTACAACAAGCGTCAGATGAGCCGTATCTACCCCAAAGGAGGTCGGGTGGACTCCAGTAATTACATGCCTCAGATCTTCTGGAACGCAGGCTGCCAGATGGTCTCACTCAACTTCCAGACCCCAG ACCTCGCCATGCAGTTGAACCAGGGAAAGTTTGAGTATAACGGCTCCTGCGG gtacCTGCTGAAGCCTGACTTCATGCGGCGGTCAGACAGGATGTTTGATCCTTTCTCAGAAACACCCGTGGATGGTGTCATTGCTGCAACCTGCAGTGTACAG GTGTTCTCTGGTCAGTTCCTGTCAGACAAGAAGATTGGCACGTATGTTGAAGTGGACATGTACGGGCTGCCGACGGACACCATCAGAAAAGAGTTTCGCACACGTATGGTGATGAACAATGGGCTTAACCCTGCCTACAACGAGGAACCCTTCGTCTTCAGAAAG GTGATTTTACCAGATCTTGCAGTACTGCGGATTGCAGTCTATGATGACAACAACAAGCTGATTGGCCAGCGCATCCTGCCTCTGGATGGCCTACAGGCTGGTTACCGCCACATCTCTCTGAGGAATGAGGGCAACAAACCCCTATCGCTGCCCACCATCTTCTGCCAAATCATCCTCAAGACCTACGTGCCCGACGGCTTTGGAG caATTGTGGATGCTCTTTCTGACCCAAAGAAGTTCTTGACCATAGCAGAGAAGAGAGCTGACCAGATGAAAGCTTTGGGCATTGACACG AATGACATAGCGGACGTTCCCAGCGGAAGCTCAAAGAATGACAAGAAGGGAAAGGGTAAAGGGGACACTGTGAAGGCCAGTGTGACACCACAAGCCAGCTCAGACATGGCCCAGTCCTCCAACGCTGCCCAGAATAACATAGAAAACAAGAAGG ACTCTGCACTCTTGCCTCATGTCAGCATTGATGAATTAAAGCAAATGAAG ACGTACCTGAAATTGATTAAAAAGCAACAGAAGGAGCTTGGTGCTTTAAAGAAGAAACATTTGAAG gATCAAAATACAATGCAGAAGACTCACTGTGGTCAGATGGAAAAGATGGTGTCTCTGCATGATAAGGATAAGACATCCGTGGAGAAACTACTAGAAAAAGCCATCAAGAAACGTGG tgaaaacaactgTCAAGAGCTGAAGAAGGAGACAGAAGATAAGATCCAAACACTACTCACTGATCATAAAGCCAAG gtgAAGGACATCACAGCGCAGCACACCAAAGAGTGGTCAGAGCTGAGCAGCAGTCACAGCAGTGAGGAGCAGGAGCTAAAGGACGTCCATGTCACTCAGCAATGTGAACACCTCAAGAAACTCCTAACCAGTGTTCAGGAGCAGCAGACCGTGCAGCTCAAACTCATCCATGAACG GCAAAGCAAAGAGATGCGTGCCAGCCAGGCCAAGATGTCCATGGAAAACAGCAAAGCTATCAGCCAGGACAAGAGCATCAAAaacaaggcagagagagaaag GAGAGTGCGGGAGTTAAATAGCAGCAACACCAAGAAGTTCCTGGATGAAAGAAAGAGG CTGGCTATGAAGCAACAGAAGGAGATGGAGCAGCTACAGAAAAACCAGAGAGAACAGTTGGAGAAACTGGAGAAGTTCAATGAGCAG CTTTTGAAATCACAACATGCAAACAAAGGGGTTCAAG GCCAAGGACATGCAGCAGATGGtgaagctggaggaggagatggaccGCAGGCCTGCCACAGTGGTGTGAgcgactga